The bacterium genome contains the following window.
TTTGACAAGTGTTGGAGATTGCTTTGCTGTCACTCGCAATGGCATTTCATTTTTGTCATGATGGGCTTGCTCTTCAACTCCTACAAAAGTAGCCTCCTTTAAAATCCAGTCATTTGGGTCAAACTTAACGCTTGTAGGTGGATAATTTACCAAGAAGCTAAAACTTTGTGTCTCAAGGCTATCCCATGCTACAAATAATGTAGTATCCCCATAAGCACTATATACTTCAATATCAATTGGCATCTTAAAAGTTGGCACATCCCAGTTATGTGGTTGAACCTGATTAATATAAAGGTTTATCCTAAATGAGTCTTGGCCCAGTGAATCCCATCCCCATGACCACTCATACTCTGGGTGGCCTGCTTTGTATATCCACTCATCAAAAAACCAGTCAAGTTCTATCCCTGCTTGGGTTTCGGCAACTGTTTGGAAATCAGCAGTTATAGCATTGCTATATTCGTATGTTTTATAGTAAGTACACAAAATATCAAAAAATGTACTATCTCCAACAATGTGCCTGAGCATATGTAGAACTGCAGCTCCTTTTTCATAAGTGGTTGCACTCCACAATCCACTTCCTGGTGGGTCGTAAATAGGGAATGGGTGGCCGAGTGGGCTATTTTCATAATTAAGGTAATAGTCCATTATGTCTATCATATAATCGTGATATGGAATACCACCTTCCCAGTAATCTGAATGCAATGCTTCGCAGTAAGTAGCAAACCCTTCATTTAGCCATACATCTTTAACACTACCCGGTGTTATTGAGCATCCCCACCATTGGTGTGCAGTCTCGTGTGCAATCAACCACTCATAGTTATGGTTTGGTGGTATGCTAATTGCTAAAAACACATTAGTCTGGTTCTCCATAGCCCATCCTAATGACGGCAGTTGGACGAGTCCGTATTTTTCGTGAAAAAATGGGTATCTCCCTTCTCCACAGGATCCTTCGGAAAATAAATCTGAGAAGAAAGTAAGTATATCTGACACATTTGAGAAAGCAATGAGTGCATCAGATGAGTCTGCCCGTCTTACAAAGTGTATTATAGGCATACTGCTATCACCGTATACAAAAGTATCGTTTAACACTACATAGTCTGATACTGCAAACACTATATACCAAGTAGGGATAGGGTAGTTTTCAACCCAGTGATATGTCACCTTTGTACTAACTGTATCAACATTCTCAAGATAACCATTTGCTACCACTTTATACCCTGCTGGCACAGTGACTGATAGTTCGGATGTCGCTTTATCATGGAATTCATCCTTGCATGGAAACCAGTACCTTGCCCCTATAGGGTAGTTAGTCCAACTCCATGGAATACTCATAACATAAGCAATGCCACTTTGATAGTATATTCCATCAGTTGGTCGTCCACTGTAACTCACACCTATCCTAAATATATCACCATCTGGTATGGTTCCTGCTAAGTCTACTGATAAAATTTGGTCCGGTCCTGTCCCAACTTGCTCATAATCAGCTATACTTCCATTAGCGAGAACCGAATCAATTGTAAGTCCTACAAAGTTAAAGTTAGCTCTTGACAGAGTATCTGTTTTACTTTTAGCTGTAATTTCTGTCCATGCATGTAGGATTAAGTTACCTGGAAAATCAAGTTCAATATTGATATTATAGTGTAACACATCGTATGGGTATGTGCTATCAAACCTAATTGGTGTGGAGATTGGGCATGATGGTTTATGTAAGATAGCTCTGTCAAGTAGTTCAGGATGCTTCACTTTGAGATTCTTCGCTTCGCTCAGAATGACAAGTGTAGGAAGTACGATTAAAAAGAGACTCATATGATGACTTTACAAGCTTTCCTCATAATTTTACCAATTCCTTTTTTTTAATCCAACTCATTTTTTCTCTTCTTTTTCAATAAGACCTTTCAACCTGTTTTTCAATGCAGGAATATCCTTTTTAACTGTATCCCAGACCGCATCTATGTCTACACCAAAATAATTATGTATCAACTTGTCTCTCATCCCTGCCATTTTCTTCCAAGGTATATCAGGATATTTTTCTTTGAATCTTGGCATTAACCTTTTAGTAGCCTCTCCTATTATTTCAATCTCTCTTATAATGCCGGCTTGGATCAGCTTGTTATTCACAAAATTCTTGTATTTCACATCTCCAATATATTCTTCAATCCGGTGTATGGCATCCAAAATATGTCTTAAGTATACAAGGTTATCTTTCTTCATCCGTAAATCACTATCATTTCTTTTTTAATTCTGTCGATTAGATATGGACTTATGGATTTCTCAGTTAGCAAATCTATCTTTATATTTAATGCTTCAGCTAATTCTTGTTCTATCCCCACAATATCAAGAAGGCTTTTTCTTTCTGCAAATTCTACAATAACATCTATATCACTCACTGGCTTTTCTTCCCCTCTAACATAAGAACCAAAAACAGCTACCTTTTTAGCCCCCTGTTTTTTAAGTAGCTGAGCAATCTTTTTAAAAATCTCTTCTCTA
Protein-coding sequences here:
- a CDS encoding M1 family aminopeptidase; amino-acid sequence: MSLFLIVLPTLVILSEAKNLKVKHPELLDRAILHKPSCPISTPIRFDSTYPYDVLHYNINIELDFPGNLILHAWTEITAKSKTDTLSRANFNFVGLTIDSVLANGSIADYEQVGTGPDQILSVDLAGTIPDGDIFRIGVSYSGRPTDGIYYQSGIAYVMSIPWSWTNYPIGARYWFPCKDEFHDKATSELSVTVPAGYKVVANGYLENVDTVSTKVTYHWVENYPIPTWYIVFAVSDYVVLNDTFVYGDSSMPIIHFVRRADSSDALIAFSNVSDILTFFSDLFSEGSCGEGRYPFFHEKYGLVQLPSLGWAMENQTNVFLAISIPPNHNYEWLIAHETAHQWWGCSITPGSVKDVWLNEGFATYCEALHSDYWEGGIPYHDYMIDIMDYYLNYENSPLGHPFPIYDPPGSGLWSATTYEKGAAVLHMLRHIVGDSTFFDILCTYYKTYEYSNAITADFQTVAETQAGIELDWFFDEWIYKAGHPEYEWSWGWDSLGQDSFRINLYINQVQPHNWDVPTFKMPIDIEVYSAYGDTTLFVAWDSLETQSFSFLVNYPPTSVKFDPNDWILKEATFVGVEEQAHHDKNEMPLRVTAKQSPTLVKDYFEISYKLDKPGYVSFAVYNLAGARVGRIERYHPLKGKYILKQNINNLPTGIYFYNLSIDNKLQTKGKFIVIK
- a CDS encoding nucleotidyltransferase family protein; amino-acid sequence: MNREEIFKKIAQLLKKQGAKKVAVFGSYVRGEEKPVSDIDVIVEFAERKSLLDIVGIEQELAEALNIKIDLLTEKSISPYLIDRIKKEMIVIYG
- a CDS encoding DUF86 domain-containing protein, which produces MKKDNLVYLRHILDAIHRIEEYIGDVKYKNFVNNKLIQAGIIREIEIIGEATKRLMPRFKEKYPDIPWKKMAGMRDKLIHNYFGVDIDAVWDTVKKDIPALKNRLKGLIEKEEKK